The Bacteroides ovatus genomic interval TGTGGATAGTTTCCATGATGCAAAAGATGCCATCTGTTTCATTTTTTTCTTCGAAAAATATGTTACTGGCTTAAAAACACATTCAGGATAATGCTTATGGCAATATATTTGCATAGCCATCATAACAGCAATAGATAATGCCGCCATTAAAATACCGTATACAATCAATTTATCTCCAGATACAAATGTTGTAATATAAACCGCGATTGTTAGCTTTCCAAAAGAATCTATTATACCCACTATTGAATAGTATAACATATTTTCATGAGAATTAATTACAGCATCATATGGCACAGATAATACTGTAATTACTACACTAAACACCATAGAATAATAAACCACTTTTGCTGCATACAGCCTTTCAATAGGAATATTTATTATCTTATCAAAAAATAGATATGAAAAGGAACAAAGCAATATACACGCACAAACAGCAATAATAAAATGCAACATCATACTTACATTAAACACCTGTTTTTTATCTTCAAAATTACCAGATCCTTCTGAATAACTCATAAATCGTTGAGTAGTAGCCGCCATAGACGCAGACAAAAAGCCAAGCATATTAACTGCCCCACCAATCACTCCAAAGATACCATAATCCACGACTCCTAATGATTTCAGAACTAAGCGAGTGGTATAAAGTGTAAAAAATATAGTAATACACATCTTTCCATAAAGAAAAAATGTATTTTTAACTATTTTATTGGGATTACGGCTCATATTCTAATTGTAAAATTCACTCATCGATCAACAATGTCTAAAAATAGCAAGATTTATTAACATTGGATTTCTTTCATTATTAGTAATATAATTCGATATGGAAAGTAAAACTAGATTTCTGACAATCATAACATAATATGCTTCATAAACGCAAAGCCAAATAATTCATAATTTGTCCAATCCTGCTCTCATAATAATATTTGTAATTGGTTTGTAATTTCTTCTCTGGCAAACGATTTTGTTCATCATAAATAAGCTTTTCATGTTCCAATGTTTCCTCAACAGTAAATCTAAAGCCAATAATCTTAGCAGGATTACCAACCACAATACTATATGGTGGAATATTTTGGTCTCGTACAACTGTCCCTGCACCAATTATAGCACCACGACCAATATGTGCACCTGATAACAACATAACACCAGCACCAATCCAGACATCCTCCTCTACTATAATATCTTTCTCTAATAAATTACTGTTCCCAGCTTTACCAAATACTTCCCCTATTTTCGATTGATGTTGACCTGTTATAGCAGTTAACCCTTCAGCAACAATAGAATTTTCTTTTATTACCAATTTACCACCAGTAATATACAAAACACTACGGTAATCAATATATGCATAATCATGCAAAAAAATATTCTCTCTTTTACCCAAAAGAGTAGGAGGCAAATAATGTGAGTTTACTCCACATTTCCCCAAACAATCATTACGTGTCGAAAAATATTCATAATTAAGGATTCTCAACCCTCTAATGATTGCATTCCATTTTCCTATAATTTTTTTAAGCATAGACTTACAATCTTTTCTTCTTAAATCTTTCAGAATACTCCGATTCGGTCATTAAAATTACTTTAGCAGGAATTTTATATCTATCAAGTTTACCATTACAAAACTGTACTATTTGCTTTTTTGCCTCTGAAGGCTTCAATGGCTCCTTAAAAAGAACTTTTGCAACTACTATCATTCCTGTAATAAAGTTTTTTTCACCATAAACAATACAATCTACTAAATTCGGTATTTGAAATAATACTGACTCTACTTCAGAAGGCAAAACTTTCTCTCCACCAACATTGATTAACTCTTTGCTACGTCCAACTATTTTTATATAACCATCACTTGCTTCTTCTACCAAATCTCCTGTCTTAAACCATCCATCCTCGGTAAATCGTTCCATTGATGAATTTAGATATCCCATGACTTGAGTTTTACTACGAATCCATAGTTCACCTTTGACTATTTTTATTTCAGTATTTGGATCATCTATTTTTAAAAATGTACTATCAGATGATCTACTTGTAGTTTGACTAATACCTGTTTCACTCGTCCCAAAAGTTTGAAGAAACTTAACACGAGGAAAAGCTGTTTTTAATTTTAATAGTAAACTATCGGGCATTGGCTCCGTCCCGTAGGTAATCATCCGTAGAGAACTCATATTATAGCCTGAATTTGATTCACTTATCAACATTAAATTTAGGAATGTTGGGGATGCCGGAAGAATGTTAACCTTATATTTTTCTATCAATTCCGCGACATGTTCCGGTTCTCGATGTTCAGGGAAGACCATTGTTACACCCATCGAAAGACAATTTAACAAAGAGTTAAGTCCACCGATATGATCAAACATTAAGAAAATCAAAAATACAATGTTCTTGCCACGTTTCCCTTTATATGAGTCAACCAAATTATCGAGATTGTGAATCATCGCTTTTGGTGCTCCTGTAGAACCGCTACTAAAAAGAATAAGACCTGAATGATGATACTCCTGAAGCCTTATCACAAGAGGATGATCTTCGGTTTTCTCTGTTGTTTTATATATATTGAGCTTATCATCTATTTCAATACGATAATCACTATTTGCGACACGAATTCGGTCGACTATCTCTTGATTAATCTTTGTAGTAATTGGCACAATGATATTTCGATTCTCATACAATGCCAAAAAAAGCGCAATAGACTGAAAACTATAATCCGAAATTATTGAAACAATTTCCCCTCGATTGATTTGTTTACTAATTATTATATAATAATCCTCAATTTGTTCCACAAGTGCTTCATAAGTATATTCCTTTCCTTTGAAAATAATAGCATTCTTACTACCATCTTCTTTCATCTTTTCAACCAACCAATTCATAACAAACTCTTTTTTACAATTAAAATACGCCACCTAAATAAATTATTTGCCCTGTTATAAATTCACTCTCAGGACGAATAAAAAAATCTACGACATTTTTAACATCCTCAAAATTCCCAAGTCGCTTGATACATTGACGACTTTTCAGTTCTTCAATTTTATTTTCTGGAACATTTTTGATTAAATCAGTATCAATCGGAGTGGGACCAATAGTGTTAACAGTTACGCCACTTTCACCAATTTCACCAGCAAGCACTCTAGTTAACTGTTCTATTGCAGCCTTTGATGAAGAATAAACCAGTTCTCCTTGTAAATTAAGTGCAACAGCTACTGTTGAATAATTTACGATACGACCATTTTTCTGTCTTATCATGAACTTCGCACACTCACGGGACATTAAAAATGTACCCATAAAATTTGTATTAAATACCCTCTCTGCAGTCGTTTTTGGGGTCAACAGAATATGATTCATTGAGGCTATTCCAGCATTATTAATCAGTATATCAATTCGTTTTTGTTCTTTGTAAACATTACGAACAAAAGCTATCACAGCAGGTTCATCTGAAACATCAAGACGGGTATGATGATAATTTTCATGGTTGATTTCACATTCACGACGACTACACCCATATACAATGTCACCCTCGTTTAAATATTTCTCTGCTAGGAAATATCCAATTCCTTTCCTAGTTCCAGTAATAATTATAACTCGATTCATTATTCTTCCAAGCCCAATTGGCGAGCAATAAAGTTACACAATGATCCAATTGTTCGAAAAGGGCTTATACGACCAGACATTGCCGTTTCGGAAGTCAGTGAAATTTCTATATCTTCATCTAGGAAAGCCGTTTCAATATCCACAACGATATTTACAAGTCCCATAGAATCGAGAATACGAGCACTACCAATAAGAGGTGTATCTTTATCCAAGTCTTTTATTACCAAACCATTTGTAGCGCAATACTCTTGAATGACATTGATTACAATGTAGTTAATTTGATTTTTATCCATATTTTTTTGAATTTATATTATAATAAAAATATCCCATTAATCCAATACTATTCATCATGTTCTATAACTTACTAACATTTAACAGACTATCTTCCTCTAATATTATGTAATACAAACAAAACATTTTACAAACGTTTCCTAGTATGCATTCTTCTCTCCCATAATCACATTTGCTATAGTCTTGTAAATGATATATAAATCAAGCAATATTGTCCAATGCTCCATATACCAAATATCAGCCTTAACTCGTCCTTCCATTTGTGACAATTCTTTAGTCTCACCACGGAATCCATGCGTTTGTGCCCATCCAGTTACTCCAGGTTTTATAAAATGCCGTACCATATATTTATCAATCAGTCGTGCATAAGTTTCTGTATGAGCCAACATATGAGGACGGGGTCCCACTATTGACATATCCCCCTTAAAAACATTAATAAACTGTGGAAGTTCATCAAGATTAGAACGTCGGAGAAAGTCCCCAAATCGAGTCTTTCGAGGATCATTAGCCGTTGCCTGTTTACTATCAGCTTCCTCATTTACCTTCATAGAGCGAAATTTATAACATTTGAATTCCACTCCATTTAAACCAGTTCGCATTTGTTTAAAGAATATAGGACCAGGAGAAGTCAATTTTATAATACTTCCCACAATAAAGTAAATAAAAGGAAAAATAGTAATCAGGAAAATTCCTGATAATACAATATCAAATATCCGTTTTAGTACACGGTTTTCCATTTTACTTAAAGGTTCATATCGCAAATTCAGAATTGGCATATTACCAACCATACTGTGCCAGATACGCCGAGGGAACCCTTTACATACATTAGGAACACCATGAAAATAAAGCAAATGATTCTCACAATAATTCATTATGGAAAAATTATAACGTCCCTGATCCATTGATAATGAACAGAAAACGTGCTTTATTCCTGTTTTCACAGACATAAAATCGGCAAAACTGTCAGGACTGCCCAAATAAGGACATTGAGACGAAAGAGTATCATTAGGACAAATATCGAAATAGCCTACGACTTCATAAATAGATGCCAAAGAACTTTCCATTTCCTCATATAACATCTGCATATTATTGCCTCCACCTATAAAAACAGCACAACGTTTATGCTTACCTTTAGCGCAATAACCAATCAATGAACGACGAATAATAATACGATAAATACATAAAACGACAAAGAGAATAAAAAAATAATTAACAAAAAAGAGAGGAGAAAGAATAGAAATTCCACTAAAAGTCATAATACATGCCCAAAAGACAGAAAATGCTATTATATTCTTAAATACACGCAAAACAAGCTGATCCGCACGAATTTCTCTACTACTCCAAGCTTTTCCGCGAGATGCAGAACAAGCTAAATAACAGAGACTAAGTGAAGTCATCATCAAAGAAGCAGTACAAGAAAAAGGTGAATATATGAATATTTTTTCCCAAAAGGAAAGGAGCTGGAACAAACAAAAATTCAGAATGATCAGATCTCCTAAAACTACAATGAGTTCTACTACTTTATTTATTTGATTAGTTGATGCCATATCACTCCACTAATGACTTTAAATCTACATATTTTTAAACTCACTCAAGAAATCTTTTCCGAATAAATTCCAAGATATGACAATACATACAGATAAAAAGACAAAAGCCAAAACATATATTTTTTTACTGATTCCCGAAGGTAGCAATGGAACTACTGCAGGTTCTAGGACAGCAAATACAGGCTTTTCCTCCTGAATTTTAGCTCTGGCAACCTGAAGTTGGCTTGCCACCTGACTGTACATTTGATAGGCCAAACCCATATCGCTCTGTAACCTTTCCTGTTCTGTTCGGACACTCTGCAATATGATATTATCATGAGAATCCAGATAATCAGCATATTTTTTCTGGGCAGTATAGTACTCTTGTTGACGTTCCTTGAATAGTTTCTCCAAATAGATACAATCCTCTTTTGCTTTGGAAGTACGATAGCCTATGATATACTCCTGCAACTTCTTCACAACAGAATCAGCAACTACAGCAGCTACTCTAGGATTTTGTAAAGTCACAGTTACGGAAGTCATATATGTATTCTTATCTACAGTAGCAGTAATCTTTTTTTTCAACATACCAATCCGCTTCAACTCTTTTTTAGATAACTCAATTGTACCTTGATGGACTCCACTAAAAGCCATTGATTCATCATCTTTTTCGGTAAACAAAGACTTTATTCCCCCAATTACCATACTCGGAAATCCGATTATATAGTTCCACCAAGGAGATGATTCTTCATCTAAATAAGTATTCAAAGTCATATTTTCATCTTTCGACACAGGTATTTTCATTGTAGAAAGTTCCAATAAAAAAGGAGTAGAAGATACTATATCGGCAGACAAAGAAGCATTCAAAGCATCAGTACCTTCACTCATAGTAGCCCCACTCCCCAAGAAAGAGGCCGCTAACCCTGACAAGCCACCACCTTTAACATTACCCATCTCTGGAGAAAGAGTTACTTCAACCGTATACTTTTTAGGAATACTTATTGCAATGATAATACCAATCACCAAACCTATGCCAGCAGCCTTATAGATTGCTTTACGAATAGCAATAATCTTACGAAAAATATCCATCAGACTAATTTCTATCTCTTCATCCGTATGGTTATTCTGTCTCTGTTTCATTTCTTTTCCAAGTTCTTCTTCTAGCAGAGTAGCCATAAGAAGTATTCGTTATTTTTTTATTAAATTAGCTATAGAAGCAACCATCACTCCTAATGTGCTGAATGTAGTAGCGTAACCTAGAATATTACCCATATTAGTCTTCTTCTTAGCTTTACTTGGTATAATTATCTCGCAACCCGGTTCAATTTGCTTCTTACCACTACCTTTCACTTTAGTTACCTGACCATTCATATAAACGATGAATTTCTTACTCTTCTTCGCATTTTCAGAATAACCTCCTGCTTGATTCAGGTAATAATCTATATTCTTTCCTTCCATATAAGAAACCGTATTCGGAACCATCACAGCGCCATTGATTGTAACCGTATTATTGTTTTTCGGAATAGAAATTACATCACCTTCACGCAAGACAATATCTGCTGTACTTCCAGGATTCGCAAGTGCCTTTTCCAAATCAATGCCGACTGTAAAATGGTCTTCTACACGAACCCCCAAAGAATCCATCATAACCTCACCCAACTGTCTGCTCATCAAGCGGATCACATCACCCATGCGTTTCTTTTCACTTGCATTGGCGACACGAGTCAATTTGGCACCACGTAAGTAGGCATAATTCGTTGCACCTCCAGCTTTATTGATCAAGTCCGAAAGACGTTCTTCACGACTGGTCATTGCATAAGAGCCTCCGAACAGAATTTCACCTTCAACAATCACATTCTGTTGAGCCTGATAACCCGGACTACGACGTACATAAACTTCATCATAAGGTTGAAGGACAAAGCCGGGAGTTCCATCTACAATAAAACCTTCTTTTAGGGAGAATGTATATATCTGACCGATAGTATCGTTATCCACTGTACTACGAGGATTCTTAATCCTACGGGATACATCTACACGGACTACAGAAGCGGCTTCACGCAATCCACCTGCTTGAATGATCAAGTCTTCAAGGGTCATGTTATCCGCATAAGGATAAGAATCAGGTTTGGCTACTTCACCATGGATTACGACGTTGCCTCTGTCTTCCAGGTCATGAATACTAGGAATATAAAGGATATCGTTTTTCATCAGGATGATGTTTTGGGAAGTACCGTCCATGATAGCTTTAATGTCTACTGGAACAACTTCGGTAGTCAAGTCCTCACGCTGGCGGTAGAGAACGGCACGGTTCAAGAAGGCATCACCGGTCAGGCCTTGAGCTTCGTTTACCAGTTCACGGACTGTATTCAGTTTTCCATTCAACTGGTAGATGCCGGGACGATAAACGGCTCCACGGATTTCAAGTTTGTTGATGAAGCGGTTAAGGATGGCTTCGGCGGTCACAACATCACCGTTTCGCATTTTATAGACACTATAGTCAAGGTCTTTGACTGTGTTTACTTCATATTCCTGTCCATTCTGGCGTACGACACGTAAGGAACGGGTATAGGCGTCAGCTTCAAAGCCACCGGCATAGCTGATAAGAGTGGATAGGCTTTCATCCTTTTTCATTTCGAAACGCATTGGGCGTTTCACTTTTCCGTCGATCTTAACCAATACGTCATAGGCGGGGACTATTACTACATCCCCTTCCTGAAGCCGGATGTCATCCTGAATGTTTCCTTTCATGATAAATTGGTAGACATCGATCGTGGCGATATTTTTGCCGTTACGTACCAGCTGGACATTGCGAAGGCTTCCTATGTCACTGACTCCACCCGCACGGTAAAGTGCATGGAAAACTGTGGCAAAAGAAGAGAGGGAGTAAGTACCCGGTTGGACAACCTCACCCATTACATTGATCTGGATAGTACGTATGCTGCCCAAAGTCAGACGGATGTCAGAGGTGGGATCATTCGCATTATTAAGACCATTATATATCTTGTTTAATGTCTTTTTGAGATAGTCATTGGCTTCAGCAATAGTTAGTCCGTTCAGGTTGACAGGACCAATTTTCTGAATGTTGATCGTGCCGTCAGGAGAAATATGTTGGCGGATAGTGTTCTGGCTGGCTCCCCAGATGTCGATAATCACTTCATCACCGGGACCAAGACGATAATTTAAAGGAGTGGCGATGTTGACGCTCGGTTCAAAAGTCAGGTTACGGGTGTTGAAAATATTTCGTCCGAAAACCTGATTGCCACGTGCGAGGTCTTGAGTGCTCGGATGGTCTTCCAGCATATCGGAAGTGTTTTCTTTCATTTCCTCACGAAGGCGTGATTCATTGACATCGGTACCCGTTGCATTGGAAGCATTAACATTGTTTTGTTGTTCATATAGTTGCTTCACACGAGTTGCCTGTTCTTTGGTCACACCTCTACGTGCCAGTTCAGAAGCTAGTTGTTTCTGTTCTTTACCCTGGCGGATGCCATCCTTTACATATTCAAGAACTTGGGAGTCGCTCATGCTTTGAGCCATTAAAGGAGAAAAAACTCCCAGCAACAGAATGAATAGAAATACGTTAAATTTTCTTCGTGTTGTCATTGGTGATTTTTGTGGATTCTACATAACCGATTGGCATATCTACACAAGCACAGCCAAGCATATTTAAACGAACGGCAATCTTACTCTTCCCGCCTACAGTCACAAGTTCGCCAACAAGTCCACTCAAAGGACCTTTTATGACACGAACTTTCTCACCACGCGCTAGTGGAGTATCATTCATACAGACTGCTTCTTCGGAATAATCGAGCATGAAACGGAAACGGGCCATCTGCTCGTCAGGAATAACGGCAGGAGTGCTCTCTCCACGCATCACCATATAACGGCTGACCGTAGAAAATGAAAGGACTTCCATACGTTCTTTTGGATTGACATGTACAAAAACCATCATTGGGAGTAAGACTGTATCAACCATCTTACGACGGTCACTCCATTGATGAATTTGCTGCTGAACGGGAACAAAAGAATCAATTCCCATCTTAGATAAACGCTCGGCAACTTTCTTCTCGTGGTGCATTCGAACGAGTGCTACATACCAGCGTTTTGAGTGTGCTACGCCTTCCCCTGTCCCACTACTAGGCCCGGCATTTACTGATTTCGGTTTCGTTAAAATCATATTTTTTTACCCCATGTTCATCCGTTACTTCTTAGGTAACGGACAACACACATATAGAATACACATCGCTGTGAAAAAAGGAAAAAAATCGATTATGAGGGAATATAAAAGTGGGCACCTAACATTCAATATAAAACATTCTTGAATTTAGGTAATAAAAAGCCTTTGAGCATGAAGATGTTATCCTTCATGTTCAGATAGATTCATGTTGCATATTTTAGAGAAAAAGGAAAAAAAGAAGTTTATTGTTTGTTTGCTATTAATATTTTTACCTATCTTTGTAGCGAATATAATTCCGTTACCTAAGAAGTAACACCAGCATCAAGTCCCTAATCCATAATGCTTTAATAATATCAATCAGAGCGTTTTGAAATTGCAAACGTAAGAATAATTCAATTTATTTACTTTTGTTCTTTCTTCCAATTCAAAACCCTTTAAATATATCTGTGTTGTTTTAATAGATTTGTGTCCCAGTGATTCGCTAATCATTTCGATAGGTACACCTCTGTACTTAGCAGTCGTAGCCCAAGAATGACGAAGCGTATACGACGTGACGGGCGAATGTAGCCTTAATTTTCTGGACAGGCTTTTCAACTCATTATTAAAACGTCTCAAAGCTGACTGATACTCACGATAGGCTCCTTCTTCATTCCGCTTGTACGCTCCGCTTAATATCCGGAAAAGATAATCTGGATAGCCAGAACTCCGGGCGTCAGATTTATTATACAATCCCCCAATTGCATTCTGCGCTGACTCCAGTACTTCTATGCTCATAGGAGTACCGGTCTTGGTACGATTATACTTCAAAAGCCCCCGTTCCAGATTAGACTTTTCCAAATGGGCTAAATCAGAAAAAGGCATTCCACAAAACTGAAATAACAGATTGGCAATGGCCTGCGTCCGACGAAGCTTTTCCGATTGAGGATCTTTGTTTAATAGCATGTGAAGTTCGCCGATCGGGATAGCTTTCTTCTGACGTGTGTCCACCCCGGTAAAAACATCCCGGAACAAACCATGTACATAAGGAGCCTGATGCATATCGACACCACGATTGTAGATACTACGCAACATACGCATATACGTAGAAATCGTATTGGGCTTCAAACGGGAAGCCATCAGATAGTTGCTATACCTCTTTAGAGTTTCACGGTTTATCTTACTAAACGTGATGGATTGAGTTCCACAAAACTGCGAAAAAGAACGAATAGCGTGTTTATACACATGGGCCGTAGAATAACGACCCTCTTGTCGCAAACAATCGATGTAATTGTTTGCACAAATAGTAAATCGATTTTTTTCCATAAATTATAACTTATCTCATACGTGTTATTAAAAACGTGCGGAATATAGTAAGATTATAGATAAAATGAACCACAATTTTAAATTTACTTACTGTTTTAGATAGAATTTCGAATTATTTCTAAAAAAAATAAGTGAAGCCATGCAGTATTTTCAATAACCGTGCATTTAACTTATAAAAGAGGAAAAAAAGAGAAATCAAACCATATATCATTAAAACCTACAACCTGAGCTTAACAAGTGAAGTGGGGAAAAATAAAAAGAGAGAGAGTTTTTTATACAACGTCCCCAAAAACGAGGAATCCCTGCCAATTTTCGAGTTGGCAGGGATTCATTTTTTTTATCTTCAAGAAGATGATCTTTTTACTTGCAGTATTTGGTTATCAATTCATCTGCATTCGGATCACCCAATTCTTTCGCTTTCTTAAAGTTGCCGCAAGCTTCATCTGTCTTCTTCAGCTGTATCTGGCAAAGTCCCAATAAACGGTAAGCCTCACCATATTTGGGATCAGTCTTCAATATATTATTCAAAATCTGAATAGCTTCTTCATACCGTCCTACACGGAGGTTTATAACTGCATGCTCTGCCTGATAGGTGAGGTCTGTCGGATTCATCTCGATGGCCTTGGCAATATCGTCTAAAGCGCGTTGAAACTGACGGGCTTTCAAAGCTGCCTGTTCGCGATAATAATAGAACACGTCGTTCACTTCTCCCTTGACTGCCGTATGGTAAGCATCATAATCGAGCATTGCATTTCTTGCCTGGTCGGCATTCATATTCATCTGCGCACGTTCCAACAAGTATGGAGCAAAGTCGGCTGTAATTGGTTGCGGGCAACGGGCAATACAGCTATCCATTAAGGCCACCACTTCTTTCGGATCCCCTTTCAGCAGTTCCTTCGTTTTGGCAGCACTAAAGAAAGTGGCCGGAGAAGCAATATTGCTGGCATTTACCTTTTCATAAGCAGCCAAAGCACCGGCATAGTCTTGTTGGGCAAACAGTATATCACCTTCCATTTGAGTGTAAATTGGCAGCGGATCAATAGCGATTGCCTGACGGACATTCTTCAAAGCGGTATCATACGTCCAGTCTTTGTAAGTTTTCTCCGGCTTCGATAATTGATAAGCATACATTAGCTTACCTATATTATAATATACATCATCTTTCTTCTGGGCTACTTTCAGAGCCTGATTAAAGTCGGCAACGGCTTTATCATACCAAGTCTGGTCGTCTTTACCTTTAGATGCATAATAATTGGCACGACGGAGATAACCATCTGCATTGGCAGGGAACTGACGGATGAAGTCATCCAACAGCTTTTCATAGTCCTCGCCCGAAAGGCTCGAAGAGGCCATGAACAGATATACTAATGCCTGATCTTCCGTTTCGGGCAAACCTTTCCGGATACCAATGCTTTTCAAGGCAGCGTCTCCCAAAGAAAGAGCACTGATTTTCTGCGACATGGCAAAAGCTGCTCCCGCCGCATAGCAAGTAGTCACCGTATCGATACCGGATGATTTCTGCGCAATACCAAATACCTGACCTTCCGCATTCATCACCGGACAGCTCACCATCTTATCTTTCATATGCATGCTCAATGTATAATAATGGTATTCTCCGGCTACTTTGGAAACATCTTTCACCTTACCATTAACACAAGCAATACTTTTCTGCGTAGAATAAGGAAGCATCCATGCTTCGGCTCCTGCCACCGGGGCTGTTTTGGCAACAATCAGCGCAGGCACTTTCTTCTCGGTGATAGCCACACGGAACTTAATGACATCATACATATCATTCGCTCCAAGTATCAGGCTGACCGGCATCTGCTTGCCTTCGGAAGTAATCACTACCGCACGTTCAGCTCCTTTAAAAAGAGTATAATCTGATAAAGCCAATCCGTCTTCGGACACAAAGAATCCGTTTCCCGTATTCAGCATTTTATCATTCTTGTCATAAGTCACTATTGAGAAGACTGCACGTTTTGCCTTCTCTACCCATTTTGGGGTTTGTGCCATGCTTCCTTGTACCAGAAAGAAAAGCAGCAAAGGTAGAATTAAAATCTTCTTCATATCAGTCATTGTTTCTTTGTTTCACAGCTTCGTAAATCAAGATACCGGCAGCTACAGAGACATTCAAGGATTCGATAGTGCCCAGCATCGGAATTTTCACCCATTCATCACAGAGGGCAAGGTTTTCATAAGAAACTCCTGTATCCTCCGCTCCCATTATGATGCAGAGGGGACCTGTATAATCGGCCTTGGTATAGTCATAATCTCCTTTTTCGGTAGCAGCCACAATGCGGAAACCACTGTCTTTCAGATATTGCAGAGTCGAACGAAGGTTCTGTTCACGGCATACCG includes:
- a CDS encoding SLBB domain-containing protein; this encodes MTTRRKFNVFLFILLLGVFSPLMAQSMSDSQVLEYVKDGIRQGKEQKQLASELARRGVTKEQATRVKQLYEQQNNVNASNATGTDVNESRLREEMKENTSDMLEDHPSTQDLARGNQVFGRNIFNTRNLTFEPSVNIATPLNYRLGPGDEVIIDIWGASQNTIRQHISPDGTINIQKIGPVNLNGLTIAEANDYLKKTLNKIYNGLNNANDPTSDIRLTLGSIRTIQINVMGEVVQPGTYSLSSFATVFHALYRAGGVSDIGSLRNVQLVRNGKNIATIDVYQFIMKGNIQDDIRLQEGDVVIVPAYDVLVKIDGKVKRPMRFEMKKDESLSTLISYAGGFEADAYTRSLRVVRQNGQEYEVNTVKDLDYSVYKMRNGDVVTAEAILNRFINKLEIRGAVYRPGIYQLNGKLNTVRELVNEAQGLTGDAFLNRAVLYRQREDLTTEVVPVDIKAIMDGTSQNIILMKNDILYIPSIHDLEDRGNVVIHGEVAKPDSYPYADNMTLEDLIIQAGGLREAASVVRVDVSRRIKNPRSTVDNDTIGQIYTFSLKEGFIVDGTPGFVLQPYDEVYVRRSPGYQAQQNVIVEGEILFGGSYAMTSREERLSDLINKAGGATNYAYLRGAKLTRVANASEKKRMGDVIRLMSRQLGEVMMDSLGVRVEDHFTVGIDLEKALANPGSTADIVLREGDVISIPKNNNTVTINGAVMVPNTVSYMEGKNIDYYLNQAGGYSENAKKSKKFIVYMNGQVTKVKGSGKKQIEPGCEIIIPSKAKKKTNMGNILGYATTFSTLGVMVASIANLIKK
- a CDS encoding UpxY family transcription antiterminator; the protein is MILTKPKSVNAGPSSGTGEGVAHSKRWYVALVRMHHEKKVAERLSKMGIDSFVPVQQQIHQWSDRRKMVDTVLLPMMVFVHVNPKERMEVLSFSTVSRYMVMRGESTPAVIPDEQMARFRFMLDYSEEAVCMNDTPLARGEKVRVIKGPLSGLVGELVTVGGKSKIAVRLNMLGCACVDMPIGYVESTKITNDNTKKI
- a CDS encoding tyrosine-type recombinase/integrase — encoded protein: MEKNRFTICANNYIDCLRQEGRYSTAHVYKHAIRSFSQFCGTQSITFSKINRETLKRYSNYLMASRLKPNTISTYMRMLRSIYNRGVDMHQAPYVHGLFRDVFTGVDTRQKKAIPIGELHMLLNKDPQSEKLRRTQAIANLLFQFCGMPFSDLAHLEKSNLERGLLKYNRTKTGTPMSIEVLESAQNAIGGLYNKSDARSSGYPDYLFRILSGAYKRNEEGAYREYQSALRRFNNELKSLSRKLRLHSPVTSYTLRHSWATTAKYRGVPIEMISESLGHKSIKTTQIYLKGFELEERTKVNKLNYSYVCNFKTL
- a CDS encoding serine protease produces the protein MKKILILPLLLFFLVQGSMAQTPKWVEKAKRAVFSIVTYDKNDKMLNTGNGFFVSEDGLALSDYTLFKGAERAVVITSEGKQMPVSLILGANDMYDVIKFRVAITEKKVPALIVAKTAPVAGAEAWMLPYSTQKSIACVNGKVKDVSKVAGEYHYYTLSMHMKDKMVSCPVMNAEGQVFGIAQKSSGIDTVTTCYAAGAAFAMSQKISALSLGDAALKSIGIRKGLPETEDQALVYLFMASSSLSGEDYEKLLDDFIRQFPANADGYLRRANYYASKGKDDQTWYDKAVADFNQALKVAQKKDDVYYNIGKLMYAYQLSKPEKTYKDWTYDTALKNVRQAIAIDPLPIYTQMEGDILFAQQDYAGALAAYEKVNASNIASPATFFSAAKTKELLKGDPKEVVALMDSCIARCPQPITADFAPYLLERAQMNMNADQARNAMLDYDAYHTAVKGEVNDVFYYYREQAALKARQFQRALDDIAKAIEMNPTDLTYQAEHAVINLRVGRYEEAIQILNNILKTDPKYGEAYRLLGLCQIQLKKTDEACGNFKKAKELGDPNADELITKYCK